The window GTTTTAAAACGGTTGTGGAAAAGTCCAGAACTGGTCTACAAATGTGGCAATGTGAATTTTATGGTGTTAGACAGGTGTTTGTAAAAGTTACAAAcgggtcagtgggtcaggcagcatctctgtagagaaggaataggtgacgtttttgggtcgagaccccttttcagactgtcaggggaaatgcaacgagtgttacagacggtgatatagacacagAACACATGAATAAAAGATGCAaataagtaatgatgataaaggaaacaggccattgttagctgtgggctaggtgaaaacgggttacagacaatgagactcaacaagacaacctTGAATctgacttggttgggggagggaatgagagagagggcatgcaggggttatttgaaggtggagaaatcaatgttcagcaTAATATCAGTAGAGGGGATGCAGGAATATACTTAATAAGGAAGTTAGGAAGGTGAAATGGGGATGTGAGGTAGATTGACAGAAAAAAACCagaaaatccaaagagatttaaATAAGTATATTGTGAAAAAGAGTAACTAGGGAGAGAATAGGGCATCTAAAAGAGGAACATGAACATCTATTTGTGGAGCTGCAGGAGGTGGGCAAGATCATCAATGGAAATTTCACCTATGTGGAGaaagatattagaaacatagaaaataggagctggttaattgtaggttaattggcttcgtgtaAACAtaacattgtccctaatgtgtgtaggtaagatagtgtttatgtgtgggggtcgctggtcgatgcagacttggtgggctgcagggccgtatgtctaaactaaactaaactaaactaaactaaactaaactaaactaaactaaactaaactaaactaaactaaactaaactaaaccaaatcttaacaaaataaaatagcGAACTTTCATTAGTATAAATATAATTACTGTTTCTCATGCCATAGTATTGCAACAGGAGAAAAGTGCCCACAGAAACTATCTGAACACAAGCAATAGAAACTCATATGGATTAACAGTTGTTGCTTGTGCAACCAAAGTAAACCTTATCTCACTGTAGAATTAATTGTAGCGACAGTGTGAAATAGTAAATGTTTTTATACTAATGAAAGTTctctattttattttgttaagatttagtttaaattagttttgcttagtttagtttagtttattatctcaatggggttaggttatgtaagggggaggtgcagcgagacctgggcgtccttgtacaccggtcactgaaagttggcgtgcaggtacagcaggcaatgaagaaagctaatggaatgttggccttcataacaagaggatttcagtataggagtagagagattgttctgcagttgtatagggctctggtaagaccacatctggcgtattgcgtacagttttggtctcctaatttgaggaaggacacccttgtgattgaggcagtgcagcgtaggttcacaagattgatccctgggatggcgggactgtcatatgaggaaagattgaaaagactaggcttgtattcactggagtttggaaggatgagggggatcttatagaaacatataacattataaaaggactaaacaacgagatgcaggaaaaatgttcccaattttggccgagtccagaatcaggggccacagtcttagaataaaggggaggccatttaagactgtgagaagAAAACCAGTAAGTTGTGCCTTAGAAAGGCAATGATTATCATCAAGGACCTCTaccaccttggccatgctctcatctcatgGCTTCTAATGGGAGAAAAGGCTCAGTGACCTCCAAATTAAAGAACAACTTCTTTCCATCATCCATCAGCCATCTTGAACCACAACCTTACTTCAGCTAAGATCTACTATGAACTTTGTCAAGGGTGCACTACGTACTTTGgtaatttattgtttattgtttattgtacatttatttgcaTGTTGTTGCATTAAGaacaagtaagagtttcattgtcccctGCCCAGTGCatctgacaatgaaacactcgtaACCCTTGACCCACTGCATCAATGTGCATTGAAGGCCATCTTGAGAAGCAGCAAGTAGTGTGATTCAAGTGCAGCAAGACATAGGAAATCCAAATAACAATGGTGTCATTGGGCATGTTATTACAAATACTATTCATTGAGTGTAACATTCTTCTTTGTTTTTTTAGGAGGCTAATTTAGGAGAACGCCTATTCCTGGTGGTAATAGTTATCGATATCCAGGGAACTGTGTGTCTGAACAACTCCGGTATCGACCCATCAATCTGTGACCTGATACCCATCATGAATGCTGTGAGTGTTACACCATTTGCTATTCATTTCTCTGTTGTCATCTCTATTGACATAGGTTCATAAGTaaaaggagcggaattaggccagttggcccatcaactctactccgccattcaatcatggctgatccgtcttcccacagcacctgtagttagtatTGAAGCTCGGTCTTTGTGGTCTTGAAATCTAGTCAACATCAAACAACGTCATAAAATGGATTCAGGATTGTAAATATTAGTTCAAACATTGAAAAAGAAAAACTAACCAACATCTTCAATATTAGAACacatgtcatatatatatatatatatatatatatatatatatatatatattgctgtGTTCACTGCAGACATATTATTAGATTTGTTTCCTACGGGTAATTTCCGTACAATCAGTTGTGCAATCTGATGGAAGTCCAATTCACTCAGTCAAGATGCAAATACACCCTTCAGCCACTGAAAATATATTTGATATCTTCAGGTGCTCAATTATTTTGTGGGAGAACTGAATATTGTTAagggctggctgtgtgtgtggtgaAGCCACGGACTTCAATTAGAACCAACCCTTGAAGATgaatcttgactcgaaacgtcaactattctttttctccagagatgctatcggaCCCacgttatgtgtctatctttggtttaaaccagcatctgcagttccttccaacacacccagcaggtattatcgcaaagtTTCAGAAAGATTTAgactggtgcatggataggagaggtttaggggaatatgggccaaacgcaagcaggtgaggGTAGTGTAGgtgagacatgttggcctgtgtgggcggtctgtgtgtgggacaggctggtccctccgtgTGTGAGGAGGAGAAACGTCAGAATTAAAAGACTTTCATTTAGGAATGCGAGGAGGTGAAATCtccttcgtcagagggtggtgaatctgtggaattatttaccacagaaggctgtggaggacaagacagtggatatttttaaggcagagatagacagattgttgattagtacttgagtcaggggttatggggagaaggcaggagaatggggttaggtaagagagatatatcagccgtggttgaatggcggagtagatttaatGAGCCGGATGGTctaattccttatgaccttatgaatgctGGAGACAGGAGAAGTACTCATGACTGGCAGGTGAGACCAGAGAACAAGGTTGGGAGGTGGAGGCCACAGCAGAAGAGCTCAGCATGATGTCGGGATTGGAACTCAATGAGGTGTGGGCACACAGGAACAAAAGTAAGCAGAGTGCTGACCTTAACATTGGAaagtgggaggtgggagggggggggggttgtcaaaACCTGACAGACACTCACCATACTTTGTGATCCTTCTTGTAAacatcttctggaccctctccagagccggcacatgtACATTGGTTTCCTGCAggtgggtgaagaaggctttttgaATGCTGATCCACATCAGTCGGGAAACTGAATgtagaagttgggacatcatgatcagCTGGGAATATTGTGTTGAAGGGTAATTTGGACGGATACTGTACATGGATGAGAAAGGTGCgatgggatatgggacaaacacaggccattgtgactagctttgatgggacatcttggttgccaTGAGAGCGTGGAGTTagatgtttccatgctatagtaTGTTTGTACAATTCTGTGGGTTTTTTCTCTTTACAGGAAACTGCTACGTGTACAAGCACAATCTCACTGCGGGCGGGCCAAGTTCAAAACGTTGCAGTCCAGTGCTTTAACACAAACGTGACAACACCAGCAATTACCCCGACCACACCGGTGACCACACCGAGCATTTTAGTTACCACACTGGACACCACAGACAGCACTTTAGTCACCACTCCGACCACACTGGACACCACAGACAGCACTTTAGTTACCACACTGACCACACTGGACACCACAGACAGCACTTTAGTTACCACTCCGACCACACTGGACACCACAGACAGCACTTTAGTTACTACACTGGACACCACAGACAGCACTTTAGTTACCACACTGGACACCACAGACAGTACTTTAGTTACCACACTTTAGACCACACTGGACACCACAGACACAGCACTTTAGTCACCACACTGACCACACTGGACACCACAGACAGTACTTTAGTTACCACTCCGACCACATTGGACACCACAGACAGCACTTTAGTTACCACCACACTGGACACCACAGACAGCACTTTAGACACCACACCGACCACACCTGGACACCACAGACAGCACTTTAGTTACCACACCGACCACAACTGTGACCACACCAACTACCACGGCCACCACTACCACTCCGACCACCACACCAACCACAACCACCACAACAACCAAAAAACCCAGAAAACGaccatcatcttcatcatcatcatcatcatcatcatcatcatcatcatcatcatcatccgaAAGCGATGAACGATCAAGGAGATGCACGAGAAAGGTATCTCGATGATTTTTATTGAATTGATTGCTAAAGAGATGCACGCCTGCAATATCACTTTTATCTACGCTGAAACAACAGCATAAATGTGATACGCTGATAAGTTTTAGTGTATAAGATAAAGGACATTATTTGGACTCTTTTGCAGAgttgtacagcagagaaacaagtCAATTTGATAAGTACTTGAGTCAGTTGTtatcggagaaggcaggagaatggggttaggtaagagagatatatcagccgtggttgaatggcggagtagatttaatgggccggatggtctaattctactcctattccttatgaccttatgaatgctGGAGACAGGAGAAGTACTCATGActtcccaccaagtccaccaaatccatgccaaccttactgcccatctacaccaatcaCACTTGCCTACATTAGGACAATATCCACCTATGCTGCTTATATAATTGCCTGACCTcaatggtgctcagaactgaacacaatacactaatgCGGACTCACCAACGAtttatagaactgcaacatgacctcccaacttctataatcaatactttgactgatgaaggtcaaaatgccgaaagccattttgaccaacttatctaccCGTGATCCACTTTAAACAAACCATGTgcgtgcactcctagatccctctgctctacaacactccccagagccctgtcattcactgtgtaggtccttccccttgttagtcttcccaaaatgcaacatctcacatttctctttattaaattccatcaaccattcttcagtccacccgcccaaccga is drawn from Leucoraja erinacea ecotype New England unplaced genomic scaffold, Leri_hhj_1 Leri_967S, whole genome shotgun sequence and contains these coding sequences:
- the LOC129695160 gene encoding uncharacterized protein LOC129695160; its protein translation is MYRCKMKTILFVFAAVHIFYTSAQSCASSTFPIVENATIAQVNVDSSNSNLFAVTRCEVLHEANLGERLFLVVIVIDIQGTVCLNNSGIDPSICDLIPIMNAETATCTSTISLRAGQVQNVAVQCFNTNVTTPAITPTTPVTTPSILVTTLDTTDSTLVTTPTTLDTTDSTLVTTLTTLDTTDSTLVTTPTTLDTTDSTLVTTLDTTDSTLVTTPTTLDTTDSTLVTTPTTTVTTPTTTATTTTPTTTPTTTTTTTKKPRKRPSSSSSSSSSSSSSSSSSSESDERSRRCTRKNYGRRRGRYCRRRSGRRGWRGYSRRQKKHNRRRSLTRVIRFAPAAALKTEENQDSKIYATDF